The Streptomyces sp. SS1-1 genome has a segment encoding these proteins:
- a CDS encoding NADPH-dependent FMN reductase translates to MTKIGIIIGSTRPGRNGEAVARWVHEVAAERTDAQFEIVDLLDYKLPVLDEAYPASLGNYTQPHTQAFAEKIASLDGFVIVTPEYNRSVPGALKNAIDFLYAEWNNKAVGFVSYGSVGGTRAVEHLRGIAGELQLADVRSQVALSLFTDFENFTTFTPAPVQRDTLVTTLDQVVAWSKALAPLRAAA, encoded by the coding sequence ATGACCAAGATCGGAATCATCATCGGCAGCACGCGCCCGGGCCGCAACGGCGAGGCCGTGGCGCGCTGGGTGCACGAGGTCGCCGCCGAGCGCACCGACGCCCAGTTCGAGATCGTCGACCTGCTGGACTACAAGCTCCCCGTCCTCGACGAGGCGTACCCGGCGTCCCTCGGCAACTACACGCAGCCCCACACCCAGGCGTTCGCCGAGAAGATCGCCTCGCTGGACGGCTTCGTGATCGTGACGCCGGAGTACAACCGTTCCGTGCCGGGCGCGCTGAAGAACGCGATCGACTTCCTCTACGCCGAGTGGAACAACAAGGCCGTAGGGTTCGTCAGCTACGGCTCGGTCGGCGGCACCCGTGCCGTGGAGCACCTGCGCGGCATCGCGGGCGAGCTCCAGCTGGCCGACGTCCGCTCCCAGGTGGCGCTCTCGCTGTTCACCGACTTCGAGAACTTCACCACCTTCACGCCCGCGCCCGTCCAGCGCGACACGCTGGTGACGACGCTCGACCAGGTGGTGGCCTGGTCGAAGGCGCTGGCCCCGCTGCGGGCCGCCGCCTGA